The Fusarium poae strain DAOMC 252244 chromosome 2, whole genome shotgun sequence nucleotide sequence AAACATGGCCATAACGACATCACGGAGATGATCGGCGAAATCGTTTCTGTTCAAGCCTTGGGGAAGCTCGCGGGGCTGTCGAGCGCGGGCGGCGAAGGTGAGGGTATCGCCGACAGACAACATAGGGAAATGAACGTCGATTTCGGCGGTATAAATGGCTTCACCTCGGTGGTGAGAGTGCATCTCCTTGGCGGACAAACCTGTGACACAGTTAGTGATACTGATCTCGGCGCATGTAGGTACAAGAGGCGTGTTTCACACAAAAGCCCGCGTTGCTCAATTACAAGCGCGATCGAGTTTCGTGAAACCAAAACACGCCTTTTCGCGACTTCACTTACCCTGGTAGTTAAAGTAGGAACCGTCGTCAACGTAGATACCGTTGAGTTCACCAGCGATGGTCTTGAGGGTGGTGGAGCAACCAGCACCAGGAGGTCCAAGAACGACAAGCATTTCACCAGCGTggacaacaccatcaaagTTGCGCAGAATATCGATGCGCTGTTGCTTTTTGCCAGTCACTTTGCCAATAACATCCTGAAGACCTAGCCAGACGTTACCAACGTCGGCCTGGTAGTCGCTGGCGCCACCATAACCGTAAACGTTGAGGTTTTGGTAGCAAACACCAGCGGATCGGAAACTGTGACCATCCTGGCGCACCAACTCGACAACAGACTTGGCCCATTCGCGGGCGTTGAAGTTGGCGGAATTGGGGTTCAGAGGTGAATCCTCGCCGGCCTGGAAAGGGTTCTGTCCGCCGGGGTGATTGGCAGAAGCATGAGAGTAAGAGCGCGCAAGAGCTTGAACGATAGAAGTTCTTCGCTCCATCTCGGaatcatcctcgtcgtcgccctTGCCGAGAGTGTCAGCAGGTGATGAGGTGGGTGGTTTTTCGTTAATCGCTTCATCGGTGGAATTTTTGTGATCGGCGAGCGGCACGTTATTGCCTGTTGAGCCAGCGCCAGGAGCACCCTGCCTTGCAGCAGTGGCGTCGTTGTTGGCGTTGATCCCGTAGAGAGCCGACATTATGAGTTGTGACGGCAAAATCTACTTACAAGAGATCTCGCAATTGAGTCTCGCGGGTTGAGTAGTGACGACCCAGTAGAAAATGTGTTTCCGTATGCGATGCGAAAAAGGGTTATTCGGGTGTGGTTGTAGATttaaaaaaacaaaacaattaAACGGTATTAAAAGTGGTTTGAAGGATCGACGGAGAAAAGACAGTCGATCATGAAGGATCAAGTAATCCTAAAAGACAAGAACGTGTAAGAAAAAGAGAACCAGAGTCAGAACGAGGAGGGAGACAAGGAGAATATGTAAAGACGGCCGAATTGGTCGTCATCCCAGgcctctctctcttctcaaaCAGAACAGAATGGAGATAAACTCGTGTGGGTCGGGGACTAACCGTAAAGCGCAGTATAAACGACAGCGGAGGGGTGAAGACTAAAATTCTAGCGCGTCTTTTAGAAGTGCAATCGGATGCGGCTGTGACTCTATTTGTCGCTGTCAGTGTCAAGAATGCGTGAGGTCGGCCGCTCCAAATGTCTCCAAATGGGCGTCATTCTTTATATCTACAGTCAGTCTCTACTACATCTACTCTCTGAACTTCTCATCAGGCAACAACTGACTCAATAGCATCGCCACGTTGTCCTTATTCCTTCCAAGTCGATCACTCTTACAATCATGTTTGATCATGTCTACAAACTCCGCCTCTGCGTCTCAATTCTCCCCCATACAGGCATTTTCGCATGCTTACAAGAACCCGACCCGACAAGGGGTGTGCAAAACAATTCGGGACCAACAAGCTCTTAACATCAAAGCGCAGCGTATGAGCAAATATGAGTAAGAGCGAAAACTGTACTAAAGCGGATAACGGGTTGGCTCCAAACTCCGACACCAGTTGGGGCTAACAAGCGAAGGATCCCGGGAATGAACTCCCATGTATTTGTGCCCCACCATGCAACTCCGCGACGGGACCTCAGACTtggtatttatttatacgTACTCCTGGatgatgtatgtatgtacaacTTCTTAGAGCCGTCGACACTAATAAACAGAACCTAATGGTTGCGATTGGGGTTCCAAGGCTCACATCAGCCAAACTGAAAGATATGGGAATTCTTACAACATCCATGTCTTGCGCTGGACATACCCGGTCAAATCAAACGGCGCTGCTGCATTCCAACTCTAATTTGTCTGCGTGCCTTTCTTTGTACCTGAAAACCCTCTAAAGACGGGATCTTCAACGTATTCCCTTGTCGTGGCAGGCCTAACTACGTAACATCAATTGCCGTAACATTGATCGTCTAATCCTCCTTAAAAAGATGATCCTCCTTCGCTTCTCTCCACAGATGAAAACTCCTTTAATTCCTTCCATGTCAAGAAATACTTGAATGCGAAACCGCGTACTCAATATTCGGGGTCTTCTTCAAACCCGTCTTCCGCCAACCAATCAGAGAATCTATCGGAGTAATAATCTCACCGGTAATTACTCTGATTGGTTGGTTGGATTATCTAGTGTTGACATTCCCACTCACCTAATTATCCCTTCCTCCGGGTTGAAAATAAATCAATAGGGATTGATAAATGGCTTGGCTGTCAGCATTAAACATGGTCTAAAATTCCCATGTGAATCCTCGTTCAGTGACTGTTGCAATAGGCCTGTAAATGGGAGCCTGCGCACGGTAGGTAAATGTTTTGGTGGACATGAATTGACTCTTCGGGGTCTTGTAAGGATCCGACAGTCCGTCAGTGAGTACCCGCtaataagaaaaagggtGTCTTATTTCCACTTTGATTGTTCAATTGGGCCTagaattcaattcaattctaTTCTATTCTAAATTAATCTTGACCCTTTTACGGAGCTGAACTCGATCGATGGTGATGCACAGTTGTTATCAAGATCAATCGCTCATGATTAGATCTAATGCTACAGAGTCAGATTGAGCCAGTTTTATGCCTAGTCTTTAGGTTGCAGTACATAGTAAGCATGCATCTTGTATTTTCGCCATATCTCATCTCAATGAGGTTATTCATGGCatgtaaaaataaataccACAATAAAATTGGAATGTATCCGTGCCTTGTCGGATACAAAATTGTTTGCTTTTCGATCGGGGTAATCGAGATCCGATTAGGCTACTCTTTATTGTGACCTTGGCGTTGACGATCCCTGAAACCCTTTTTTCCCTCTCTCGTACATGTCTTGTCACAATGCGACGGAACGATATGCACCCAACGTCTTTCAGCTGGTCATCACATACCAAACAGCTCTTTCTCAGCTCTTAACCGTCACCATAAACATAACGCGAAATCTTCAACTGCATAGAATGTCAATTCCGCCTTCTAATTACACACGAGCAGggtttctcaccaaaataaCCCTTCACGAACGCGAACGCGATCTTTACGAATTCACGGGAAAAGAGGTCCCTCCAATCTTACACCTCATCTCAAGGTCCCTGCAACATTCACGTCTCCGTCCCCTTTCGTGCATGCTTAGCCCGACAAGGGCATGGTAGATCACAGAGACGAGGCCCGCTCCGCAACAAAGTCCGCTGAACTAACACCAAGACTATACTGCTAGACGACCTCAGCATACTTGTGAACGAGCCCAATATATTGGTACACTAACGTAGACACAAATGAGGATATTTAAGTTGTCTTTACGTGGCTTTGTTTGTCCGCAATTGTCCGTCTTACTACTTGACGCATGCAGGGGTTGAGCTGAGCGGATACTGTCCTTCTTTAACTCCGTCAGCTGTCGCATGCTGACTGCAGTATGTTATTGAGGGGTGCATTTGCGCAATCATTTTGTTCGGATTTTCACCAAGGCGTATGGGTCGTTGAAGGGACGTAGAAAAGTCGGTCTCTAAAGTCTAAGGGTACAGAGATAAGTAGAACAAGAAGCATCGTCCAAGGCGCAAACTGAcctattaatttcgtctcttatacttCTATTTTGATACCCTATTGGGGACTAGACATCTGTATGTTCTGCAGCAATGAGCTGTCAGTATGTGCTTTCGTGTTGAACACGTGACAGCGCTTTAACCTCGATTCTGTTTGTGGTTACGGCAACCACCTTGATGAGGCACAACTCTTCCCCAACATGATTGCAATAAATCATCAGACCTGCACCAGCTCTTATGACATCTTTATCATAACACGGCTGTCCGACTCGACATGAAAAGCGGCGCAGGATAGTCTTGCAAACACTTGAAGAACGACACTCAAGTTCCCAGAGTGAGGGTTCAGGTCAACTACGGGGCCCTTTCAAAACCTTCACAGCACCATTTTCACATTACATTTCATTCTTTCGTGGGATCATGTGACACTGCCAGTGTACAGGAAggctttatatattaagttatctTGTATCCTAAGTAATGAAGAGTGGTGTGGTGCAGTGGGAATGTGTTCCTAaacaaacctacaaacctacAAACAAACCTACAATCCTACAAACCTACAAACAAACCTAAACAAACCTACAATCCTACAAACAATGGAACCTAAACAAACCTACAATCTCTAAAAACCACTCCTAACTACTATCACCCCTCTGCCCacccatcttcatcttttgcATTTTTGGGGTTCGAAAACACATCATGACATTGATGTTGGTCATGTTTAAGATGGTTTGACATCTCGTCACCCCGGTACGGACAGCCCTCGAGCTCCTTCTCAGCTTTATAAGGCAATCTATCTAATCTACCATCAATGAAGAGCGTGGTGGTGTAATGGCAACCGAATCCTAAACCCCTATTAACCTCCTCAAATCCGAACCTAAAAAAGCCTTCAACCATCCACCTCCCGTTCTTCATTTTTTGCAATTTCCGAGTTCGAAAACACATCTTGACATTATTCTGTAGGTGACCAGCATCCTTGAAAGGTGTTCTGCCCACGATATTGTCTAAAGTACCCTCGAGCGACATCGAAAGACGTCCCCCCTGAATTTTTGGAACTCGGCCTCCTCTGAGACTGTGGAAGCCAGACTCGCTTTTTATCATGATATCATCAAACTGGTTCCTTTTCTTATGCGATTTCTATACTTCATGTCTGTTTTCTGGTATTGTCACTGACCTGGCATGGTACCTAGTCGCGTCGTGGTTGTGCGCAAATCGGCGTGTTACTCCTCAAGATCAACACAACAAACGCGAGGGGGCCGAAAACAATTTCTGACAGTCAAGACGCACTCAAATGCCTCTACCtaacctttatatagtaaGTTATTCTACCATACTACCAGAGGAGTGGTGCAGTGGAATCCGTCCTAAAACCTATAAACCTCTCAAAAAAACCGAACCTAAAACCACCTTGACCTACTGCATCACTCTTCTTTTTGCATTTTATGGGTTCGAAACCCATCAGTTGTATCCTGCTATCTCTACCtaacctttatatagtaaGTTATCTTACCATATTGCCAGAGGAGTGGTGCAGTGGGAATCCGCTCCTAAACAAACCTACTACTCCTAAACAAACCTAAAATCTCTAAAAACCGCTCCTAACTACTATCAACCCACTGCAcctctcttctttttgcaTTTTATGGGTTCGAAACCCATTGATGCTATCGTGTATGGATAGAGAGTGTCACCTGTTCAGGGGCCACTCAATCACACGCACCCCTTTGCACCCCTCTCACCACTGTAGTTCCGGGAGAATGGTGAAACAGAAGTACAGCTGATCGCTAAATTGCTTCATTTTTAATCTGAGTATTCTTGAATGTTTGTTGGCTTCTGAAGTAGTTAATATCATCATTTACATGAAGAATGTATGTTGCTCCAGGTTAGGTGCACAAGCAGTAGGGGTATCACCACCTTGCTCACAACTATCCACGACCGAAAGAAGTCAAACACACAAAGATTTTAGTGTGCTTCAACGATATAATGAATGGGGACACAAGATTGAAGAAGCCACGGGTAGATGCTGGCACAGACCGCCAGGTCGATCATCATGGGACGAGACTGATTCACTGCGGACAAGTAAACTACAAGAACACAGGGTATAGATTGCTAGATCAAGATCTCAAACCACATGGACgtctatatttttatttacaAGAAGTTGATTCCAACACCGACCTGCAGTCCCTTGGTGGAAGCCTCTCCCTTTCTCAACGCCAGAGGCAAGCTAAAGTTTAGCTCAAATCGCGCAACAGGGTGCGCATATACAAGaccaacaccagcagcaACACTTGGAACACCATTGAAGACTTCTCCAACAGCATTTACCAAACCGTTTCGGACATCTGATCCAGTCAGCTCCGTTGTGGAAGCACCGCCGGAGGACTTCCTGGGATCCTTAAGAGCGACGAGACGACCGCCGTTGGCAAAGAGCTGGAATCGGAGACCGGAGTCGGGACCCTTATAAGGTACAGGGAGGAGCATGTTGACACTGCCAGCAGCGAAGACATCACCTCCAACGGAATCGAGGCCGTCATGAGGACCCAGGCCACCAAGCTTGAAGCCTCGGACGTCTGTTGGGCCTCCAAGCTGGAAGCGATCGTTGACACGGGTAGAGCGAAGTTTGCCACTGAAATCATAACCGAGGGGGAGAGGAGAAAGCATGCCTAGTCTAAGTCCACCACCGATGGAGATACCTGTTCGTCCACGGATACCAGGCAGGGGGACAGGGACAGCACCGCCGACCTCGATCTCACCCTTGGAGAAAGCAACATCACCAGCAAGAGGTCCAAAACCGGCAATCTCGAGACCGGATCGAACCATATAACCGCTCTGAGGAAGCTGGGGGTTGTCACGTCTCTCCCTGCGGAATGTGTGCTTAATAGCGCTCTTAATAGAATCGCCAGCATCTGCTCTCACAGTCGCACTGGCATTCTCGGCTAAACCAGTAACTTGTCGCCAGATACCAGAGTACTCAACGGACTGCTGGTCACGCTGTTCGTTGAGCCAAGTAAATCGCAGGTTTCCGCCCTTGAGAACCTCCTCATGCGATGCCCAAGGCTTCTCAGCAGCCGAAGCCAGACCCTCCAATGATATCCTCATGTCGGGGTTGCTAAAGACGGGCGCAGTAAGGTTGGCGCTGTAAGCCGAGCGTGTGCGAGTACCGGCCTTGGCGTTCAACTCGAGCATCTCAGCACCACCAAACATGTTTCGCCATAGCAGCGAACCGTAGGCAGAACCCTCTCCATTGCCGACGTCGGTACCAGTTTGCAGCTTAAATCGAGAAAGTTCCTTGACTCGGATGTCGATGTTTACATCGGTGGGCGAGGTGGAGGGGTCTGTCTGCTGTGCGGATGTAAGGAAGACTTCGGGTTGAGGTTGGAAGATTTCTGTAAAATGGTTAGTGGTGTTGCGGGGTGATAGTAAAAAACATACGTAGACCGTCGAGCTTCTGGCTAGCAATGCGAAGGTTGTTCACAACACCACCGACAGTCGAGTTTTCGTTGGTCTTGTCGGCAACGAGTGGGTGGAAAATGGGGTTGAGGAACTCCATTCGTGTATTGACCGCACCATGAACTCGAAGCTCATTAACTGTCATGGGCGCCAGCTGCTGATCCCCGATCTACGGAATTAGCTCAGATCCCCCAAGATTGTCTCAGAATCCTTACCACCTGGGCCATGCGCCGTTGCTTAGCTTCATCTTGGGTCTGTTGATATTCAGGCCTCGACTCTGCCTCGTGCAACAAAGAACCGGTGTCGGAATGAAGCTTGCTGAAAGGGTCCATAGCCTATTGCAATATCAGACGATGTGCTCTCCCCAAAGTCTTCAATTGGGATGTACGTACCGGACCTACAGTCGAGCCAGGAATTGCAGccatttttttaaaaaaaagctcAGCGAACCGAGATGTTAGTTTGCAAACCCTCACGATACCGTTTGGAAAGTGTCGAACCACATGGACCCTGGGCAGCTCCCAATTAACGATTCGGTACGTACTTTCCGAGCTCCGACCCTGACGGACAATCAATGTGCTAGTGCCTTTTCGCTATAGGATACAAAATAAATGAGCAAAACCACAGGTTAAAGCGCATAAGGCGACCTAgtaattttgtctcttatgccTAAGCGGCCAACATTTCTACCCTGAGGCTGTGGCTCGTCTTGCTTGTGGCGCTTAAactcttcttgttctttcgtCTTTGTCCCTGATAAACTTCGTCATAGCGGCATGTGATGCACAGCCACAAAGACTATCCGGACTTAGCGGGACCCCAGTGACTAGGTAGGCCAGTATACGTCCTCCCTGTTCCTCTCTTGTTCATCTCAAC carries:
- a CDS encoding hypothetical protein (BUSCO:19740at5125), coding for MAAIPGSTVGPAMDPFSKLHSDTGSLLHEAESRPEYQQTQDEAKQRRMAQVIGDQQLAPMTVNELRVHGAVNTRMEFLNPIFHPLVADKTNENSTVGGVVNNLRIASQKLDGLQIFQPQPEVFLTSAQQTDPSTSPTDVNIDIRVKELSRFKLQTGTDVGNGEGSAYGSLLWRNMFGGAEMLELNAKAGTRTRSAYSANLTAPVFSNPDMRISLEGLASAAEKPWASHEEVLKGGNLRFTWLNEQRDQQSVEYSGIWRQVTGLAENASATVRADAGDSIKSAIKHTFRRERRDNPQLPQSGYMVRSGLEIAGFGPLAGDVAFSKGEIEVGGAVPVPLPGIRGRTGISIGGGLRLGMLSPLPLGYDFSGKLRSTRVNDRFQLGGPTDVRGFKLGGLGPHDGLDSVGGDVFAAGSVNMLLPVPYKGPDSGLRFQLFANGGRLVALKDPRKSSGGASTTELTGSDVRNGLVNAVGEVFNGVPSVAAGVGLVYAHPVARFELNFSLPLALRKGEASTKGLQVGVGINFL